One Microbacterium esteraromaticum genomic window carries:
- a CDS encoding carboxymuconolactone decarboxylase family protein translates to MIITTPAPEGASGAVAAMYREDLAADGFVHSYTAAMAVNPEAHEAFVALVKAVLPSIGIRVYEAATLGAARAIGSSHCLIAHARKSMKAGVADEAGLRVFAEDEDSAFTDSERAVIRFAERLSTSPHEMTDADAADLREHGFSDRQIVDITLAAGLRNHFSRSLLALAVPLDEDPLIAPELASALRHCTERADAQSGQSRSESDASASGSESSAAAAAGSTQ, encoded by the coding sequence ATGATCATCACCACCCCCGCGCCCGAAGGCGCCAGCGGAGCCGTCGCGGCGATGTACCGGGAGGACCTCGCCGCCGACGGCTTCGTGCATTCCTACACCGCCGCGATGGCGGTGAACCCCGAGGCGCACGAGGCCTTCGTCGCGCTGGTCAAGGCCGTGCTGCCCTCGATCGGCATCCGGGTCTACGAGGCGGCCACGCTGGGCGCCGCGCGCGCGATCGGCTCATCGCACTGTCTCATCGCGCACGCGCGGAAGTCGATGAAGGCAGGAGTCGCCGATGAGGCGGGGCTTCGGGTCTTCGCCGAGGACGAGGACTCCGCATTCACCGACTCCGAGCGTGCGGTCATCCGCTTCGCGGAACGACTCTCGACATCACCGCATGAGATGACGGATGCCGATGCGGCGGATCTGCGCGAGCACGGCTTCAGCGATCGGCAGATCGTGGACATCACGCTCGCGGCCGGGCTCCGCAATCACTTCAGTCGGTCGCTGCTCGCCCTGGCCGTACCGCTGGACGAAGACCCGCTGATCGCCCCGGAGCTCGCCTCAGCGCTCCGGCATTGCACCGAGCGAGCGGACGCGCAGTCGGGTCAGTCTCGGTCGGAGTCGGATGCCTCGGCCTCGGGCTCCGAATCCTCCGCCGCCGCTGCGGCGGGGAGCACGCAGTAG
- a CDS encoding glycosyltransferase family 2 protein — MNPLVTMIVPGRDVAAFAPAAVASLQAQTDARWRALLIDDGSRDETGAVFADAAAGDARFEVLSHDEARGLGAARNIALDRLDTPFVGFLDGDDELTPRAIETWLRTLDESGSDFVAAAYVRSRLVDGAYRPGRVQPWVAAATAPRRLGVTLAEHPEASGNIVAWSKLSRASVWERLRFPENVAYEDQVVAQRMYTEARAFDVIPEVAVHWRLRADGTSITQGKAHLPVLHDYLAALLGGIDVLAAAGHSEAVRARIALILAMDLPSLRTIAAGHPDPAYRASLESFEASLRALPEYARAAPDHTHAAALAW; from the coding sequence GTGAACCCGCTCGTGACGATGATCGTGCCAGGACGCGACGTCGCCGCATTCGCCCCCGCCGCCGTCGCCTCGCTGCAGGCGCAGACCGATGCACGCTGGCGCGCTCTGCTCATCGACGACGGGTCCCGCGACGAGACGGGCGCGGTGTTCGCCGACGCCGCCGCCGGTGATGCGCGTTTCGAGGTGCTCAGCCACGACGAGGCGCGGGGCCTGGGCGCTGCGCGCAACATCGCACTCGATCGCCTCGACACCCCGTTCGTCGGCTTCCTCGACGGCGATGATGAGCTCACGCCGCGGGCGATCGAGACGTGGCTGCGCACGCTCGACGAGTCGGGCAGTGATTTCGTCGCCGCCGCGTACGTGCGCTCGCGGCTCGTCGACGGCGCGTATCGTCCTGGCCGGGTGCAGCCATGGGTCGCCGCCGCCACCGCACCGCGGCGTCTCGGGGTCACCCTCGCCGAGCATCCCGAGGCGTCGGGGAACATCGTCGCGTGGTCGAAGCTCAGTCGTGCGTCCGTCTGGGAGCGGCTGCGCTTCCCCGAGAACGTGGCCTACGAGGACCAGGTGGTCGCGCAGCGCATGTACACCGAGGCGCGTGCGTTCGATGTGATCCCCGAGGTGGCCGTGCACTGGCGGCTGCGCGCCGACGGCACGTCGATCACGCAGGGCAAGGCGCACCTGCCTGTTCTTCACGACTACCTCGCCGCCCTCCTCGGCGGCATCGACGTGCTCGCCGCCGCAGGGCACAGCGAGGCCGTCCGCGCTCGGATCGCGCTCATCCTCGCGATGGACCTCCCGTCGCTGCGGACGATCGCAGCCGGGCATCCGGATCCCGCCTACCGCGCCTCGCTCGAGTCGTTCGAGGCGTCGCTGCGCGCACTGCCCGAGTACGCTCGCGCCGCACCCGACCACACGCACGCCGCAGCACTGGCCTGGTGA
- a CDS encoding SDR family NAD(P)-dependent oxidoreductase, translating into MNAYLDALFSLSGRTALVTGGSSGIGRGIATALAGAGASVVIVARGRDRVEQTARELIDAGGRAAGVVGDLGTRDGIDAVARSACEPFGEPDIVVHSAGINIRPPFGEITQDDWDATMTVNAVAPFLLGQRFAPRMVERGFGRLIHISSQQAHRAFVTSGVYGVSKGAVESLVRSEAEAWGGTGVTSNALVPGFVLTPLNARLREDPDKVAELAARTMIGRNGVPEDFAGAAVFLASPSSGYVTGQHLFIDGGMSVH; encoded by the coding sequence GTGAACGCGTACCTCGACGCCCTCTTCTCGCTCTCTGGACGAACCGCTCTCGTCACCGGAGGATCATCCGGCATCGGCCGAGGGATCGCGACGGCCCTGGCCGGCGCAGGCGCGTCGGTCGTGATCGTGGCACGAGGACGGGATCGCGTCGAGCAGACGGCACGCGAGCTGATCGACGCAGGCGGCCGAGCGGCCGGGGTGGTGGGCGACCTGGGAACGCGGGACGGGATCGACGCCGTCGCCCGCTCCGCCTGCGAGCCGTTCGGCGAGCCCGACATCGTCGTGCACTCCGCCGGGATCAACATCAGGCCCCCCTTCGGCGAGATCACCCAGGACGACTGGGATGCCACCATGACCGTGAACGCAGTCGCGCCGTTCCTGCTCGGTCAGCGCTTCGCACCGCGCATGGTCGAGCGCGGGTTCGGCCGGCTCATCCACATCAGCTCGCAGCAGGCGCACCGCGCGTTCGTCACGAGCGGCGTCTACGGCGTCTCGAAGGGCGCCGTCGAATCACTGGTGCGCTCCGAGGCCGAGGCGTGGGGCGGCACAGGGGTGACGAGCAATGCGCTCGTCCCCGGATTCGTGCTCACCCCGCTGAACGCCCGGCTTCGAGAGGATCCGGACAAGGTCGCCGAGCTCGCCGCCCGCACGATGATCGGGCGCAACGGCGTGCCGGAGGACTTCGCCGGGGCCGCGGTGTTCCTCGCCTCGCCCTCATCGGGCTACGTCACCGGGCAGCACCTCTTCATCGACGGCGGCATGTCGGTTCACTGA
- a CDS encoding 1-acyl-sn-glycerol-3-phosphate acyltransferase yields MLRRVIAGVFWTFSRWTLRSEPAPQRPTVLIGAPHTSNWDFVLMLAIAWRLGIEVRWLGKKSLFDGWRRPVMRALGGIPVDRADPGRVVDDVVGMVRKGEVFGLVVTPDGTRRGHSHWKSGFYRIARETGMPVTLGYVDRTTQTTGLGPTFELSGDIPADMDRIRAFYADKAGLRPEHRVEPRLREEG; encoded by the coding sequence ATGCTTCGACGTGTCATCGCGGGTGTGTTCTGGACGTTCAGCCGCTGGACCCTGCGCTCGGAGCCGGCGCCGCAGCGCCCGACCGTGCTGATCGGCGCCCCGCACACCTCCAACTGGGACTTCGTGCTCATGCTCGCTATCGCCTGGCGCCTCGGCATCGAGGTGCGCTGGCTGGGCAAGAAGAGCCTGTTCGACGGCTGGCGACGACCCGTCATGCGCGCGCTGGGCGGCATCCCGGTCGACCGCGCCGACCCGGGGCGCGTGGTCGACGACGTCGTCGGAATGGTGCGCAAGGGCGAGGTCTTCGGCCTCGTGGTCACGCCGGACGGCACCCGACGCGGGCATTCGCACTGGAAGTCGGGCTTCTACCGCATCGCCCGTGAGACCGGGATGCCCGTGACCCTGGGCTACGTCGACCGCACCACGCAGACGACCGGTCTGGGACCGACCTTCGAGCTGTCCGGCGACATCCCGGCCGACATGGACCGCATCCGCGCGTTCTACGCCGACAAGGCCGGTCTTCGGCCGGAGCACAGGGTCGAGCCGCGCCTGCGCGAAGAGGGATGA
- a CDS encoding Fe-S cluster assembly protein HesB, whose amino-acid sequence MLTLTENANTIAATIVAQQSTTPDAGLRIHSSGTEAEPRFAVTVAPTPEPGDSIIGDEDIRVFLEKAAADALDDKVLDASVDEQGAVSFSLLPQPA is encoded by the coding sequence ATGCTCACCCTGACCGAGAACGCAAACACGATCGCGGCGACCATCGTCGCCCAGCAGAGCACGACGCCGGATGCCGGACTCCGCATCCACTCGTCGGGCACCGAGGCCGAACCGCGCTTCGCGGTGACGGTCGCCCCCACGCCCGAGCCGGGCGACTCCATCATCGGCGACGAGGACATCCGCGTGTTCCTCGAGAAGGCCGCCGCCGACGCCCTCGACGACAAGGTGCTCGACGCCTCGGTCGACGAGCAGGGCGCGGTGTCGTTCAGCCTGCTGCCCCAGCCCGCCTGA
- a CDS encoding ABC transporter ATP-binding protein: MGGGAGRGGAFRGVDEAAQRRLNAAAPKVSGLGRRVVALFRPYRGRLALTALLVIVGAGLAVIPPLLVQRIFDDALFPLDGGGPHIPLLAMLVSITIGLFLLSAVLGVVQTWLTSTVGNEVTGDLRVRLFEHLQAMELGFFTRTKTGVIQSRLQNDVGGVSGVLTNTVTSVLGNTVTVIASLVAMILIDWRLTLIAVILMPILVLVQRRVGQVRARIAGETQESLSELTSITQETLSVSGILLSKSFNRQRTESVRYQNENRNQVRLQVRRAMSGQGFFAVVQVIMASVPAIIYLVAGFFLTGDAPGITAGAIVAFTTVQARLLMPLMGLMRVALDLQTSAALFARIFEYLDMVPQIQDAPGAMDVADAPGPRGRIEFRDVVFRYPDASADARPTLDGVSFVAEPGTHVAFVGPSGAGKTTILYLAPRLYEASGGTVEFSGADVQSLTQESIIDQIGIVSQETYLFHATIRENLRYAKPDATDEQLERACRAANIHHVIASFDKGYDTVVGERGYRLSGGEKQRIAIARVLLKDPPVLLLDEATSALDTVSERVVQEALDAAAQGRTTLSIAHRLSTVIDADMIHVVEAGRIVESGTHAQLLAGGGLYATLAAQQMASTRLLEDGQR, translated from the coding sequence ATGGGTGGCGGCGCAGGCCGCGGCGGAGCGTTCCGCGGCGTCGACGAGGCGGCGCAGCGACGCCTCAATGCGGCGGCACCGAAGGTGTCGGGTCTCGGTCGTCGGGTGGTAGCGCTGTTCCGTCCCTACCGCGGGCGACTCGCACTCACCGCGCTGCTCGTCATCGTGGGCGCCGGCCTCGCCGTGATCCCGCCGCTGCTGGTGCAGCGCATCTTCGACGACGCGCTCTTCCCGCTCGACGGAGGCGGCCCGCACATCCCGCTGCTCGCGATGCTGGTGAGCATCACGATCGGACTGTTCCTGCTGTCGGCGGTGCTCGGGGTCGTGCAGACCTGGCTCACCTCCACCGTCGGCAACGAGGTGACGGGCGACCTTCGCGTGCGGCTGTTCGAGCACCTGCAGGCGATGGAGCTCGGCTTCTTCACCCGCACCAAGACCGGAGTCATACAGTCGCGGCTGCAGAACGATGTCGGCGGGGTGTCGGGCGTGCTGACGAACACCGTCACGAGCGTGCTCGGCAACACCGTCACGGTGATCGCCTCGCTGGTGGCGATGATCCTGATCGACTGGCGCCTGACCCTCATCGCCGTGATCCTGATGCCGATCCTCGTGCTCGTGCAGCGCCGCGTGGGGCAGGTCCGAGCGCGGATCGCAGGCGAGACCCAGGAGTCGCTGTCCGAGCTGACGAGCATCACGCAGGAGACGCTGAGCGTCTCGGGCATCCTGCTGTCGAAGTCGTTCAATCGCCAGCGAACCGAGTCGGTGCGGTACCAGAACGAGAACCGCAACCAGGTTCGGCTCCAGGTGCGGCGGGCGATGAGCGGCCAGGGGTTCTTCGCCGTCGTGCAGGTCATCATGGCCAGCGTGCCCGCGATCATCTACCTCGTCGCGGGCTTCTTCCTCACAGGGGATGCACCGGGGATCACCGCCGGGGCGATCGTCGCGTTCACCACGGTGCAGGCGCGCCTGCTCATGCCGCTGATGGGGCTGATGCGGGTGGCGCTCGACCTGCAGACCTCGGCCGCCCTGTTCGCGCGCATCTTCGAGTACCTCGACATGGTGCCCCAGATCCAGGACGCGCCCGGTGCCATGGACGTCGCCGATGCCCCCGGCCCGCGTGGACGGATCGAGTTCCGCGACGTCGTGTTCCGGTATCCGGATGCCTCCGCCGACGCCCGCCCGACACTGGACGGGGTGTCGTTCGTCGCCGAGCCCGGCACGCACGTCGCCTTCGTCGGCCCTTCCGGAGCGGGCAAGACCACCATCCTCTACTTGGCGCCCCGCCTCTACGAGGCGTCTGGCGGAACGGTCGAGTTCTCAGGCGCCGATGTGCAGTCGCTCACGCAGGAGTCGATCATCGATCAGATCGGCATCGTCTCGCAGGAGACGTACCTGTTCCACGCCACGATCCGCGAGAACCTGCGATACGCGAAACCGGATGCCACCGATGAGCAGCTCGAGCGCGCCTGCCGCGCGGCGAACATCCATCACGTGATCGCGTCGTTCGACAAGGGCTACGACACGGTGGTCGGAGAGCGCGGCTACCGTCTCTCCGGTGGTGAGAAGCAGCGCATCGCGATCGCGCGGGTGCTGCTGAAGGACCCGCCGGTGCTGCTGCTCGACGAGGCGACCTCGGCCCTCGACACGGTCTCGGAGCGGGTCGTCCAGGAGGCTCTGGACGCCGCGGCGCAGGGCCGCACCACGCTGTCGATCGCTCACCGGCTGTCGACCGTGATCGATGCCGACATGATCCACGTCGTCGAGGCCGGCCGCATCGTGGAGTCGGGCACACACGCCCAGCTGCTCGCCGGCGGCGGACTCTACGCGACGCTCGCGGCGCAGCAGATGGCGTCGACGCGGCTGCTCGAGGACGGGCAGCGCTGA
- a CDS encoding cysteine desulfurase family protein, which translates to MLYLDHAATSPVRPEVLEAMQPYLSGVYGNPSSRHTVGEAAAGALEWARGRVAAALGMRAAEVVFTSGGTEANNLAVKGIVLGGLQQDRARRGLITTLIEHESILRSADHLRRLHDVPVTLLPVDEHGAVTSDALRRALEPGDAALISVGHANNEIGTVQDAAGLIAIANEHRVPVHVDAVQSAGWLDLRGLGADAVSIAGHKLGAPKGIGAVGVRSRIPLEPVLHGGGQERGRRSGTENVAGAVGLAAALDLSEAEREQSATAVAAQTAEFVAAVLDAVPQASLTGSPVRRLPGLAGFTFAGTSGEAVLLELERRGVVSSSGSACAAGSDEPSPVLLAIGIPAELAQTSVRFTFPRTPMPAGSPQRLAALVAASVAAVAAP; encoded by the coding sequence GTGCTGTACCTCGACCACGCCGCCACCTCCCCCGTGCGACCCGAGGTGCTCGAGGCGATGCAGCCCTACCTCAGCGGCGTGTACGGCAATCCTTCGAGCCGTCATACCGTCGGCGAGGCGGCGGCCGGGGCGCTGGAGTGGGCGCGCGGGCGCGTGGCGGCCGCCCTCGGCATGCGAGCGGCCGAGGTGGTCTTCACCTCGGGCGGCACCGAGGCGAACAACCTCGCGGTGAAGGGCATCGTCCTCGGCGGACTGCAGCAGGATCGGGCACGACGCGGTCTGATCACGACGCTCATCGAGCACGAGTCGATCCTGCGATCGGCCGACCACCTGCGGCGTCTGCACGATGTGCCGGTGACGCTGCTGCCGGTCGACGAGCACGGCGCGGTGACCTCCGATGCGCTGCGCCGGGCGCTGGAGCCCGGGGATGCGGCGCTGATCAGCGTCGGCCACGCGAACAACGAGATCGGCACCGTGCAGGACGCCGCCGGACTGATCGCGATCGCGAACGAGCACCGGGTGCCCGTGCACGTCGACGCCGTGCAGTCGGCTGGTTGGCTCGACCTGCGCGGACTCGGCGCCGACGCCGTCTCGATCGCCGGCCACAAGCTGGGCGCGCCGAAGGGCATCGGGGCGGTGGGCGTGCGCTCTCGGATTCCCCTGGAGCCGGTGCTGCATGGCGGCGGGCAGGAGCGGGGACGCCGCAGCGGCACCGAGAACGTCGCCGGAGCCGTCGGCCTGGCCGCCGCGCTCGACCTCAGCGAGGCCGAACGGGAGCAGAGCGCCACCGCGGTGGCCGCGCAGACGGCGGAGTTCGTCGCCGCGGTGCTGGATGCCGTGCCGCAGGCCTCCCTGACCGGCTCGCCCGTTCGCCGGCTGCCCGGCCTCGCCGGCTTCACGTTCGCCGGAACCAGCGGCGAGGCCGTGCTGCTCGAACTCGAACGTCGCGGTGTCGTCTCCTCCAGCGGCTCCGCGTGCGCCGCCGGCAGCGACGAGCCGTCGCCCGTGCTGCTGGCCATCGGCATCCCGGCAGAGCTCGCGCAGACCTCCGTGCGCTTCACCTTCCCCCGCACGCCGATGCCGGCGGGGTCACCGCAGCGGCTCGCGGCGCTCGTCGCCGCGTCCGTCGCGGCAGTCGCGGCCCCATGA
- a CDS encoding MDR family MFS transporter gives MSAVHTGSTPVAPPASGIIPPKDMAVIWVLLTAAFVAILNETTMGMAIPHLISDLGITPIAAQWVTSAFMLTMAVVIPITGFLLRRFTTRQMFIGAIALFSAGTLIAALAPGFEVLLVARVVQASGTAVMMPLLMTTIMNLVPASSRGRMMGRVSIVMSLAPAIGPTMSGFLLDHFGWRAIFVVVLPIALVAMFIGWRWLTNVGETMHAPIDLISVVLSAFGFGGLVFGLSQIGSLGKGASWAPMAIALAVGVIGLALFLVRQVRLQRDDDALLDLRVFASKDFSLSMIQMFLLSLAFFGSITVIPLFLQDALQLKALDAGLVVLPGALAMGLLGPVIGRIYDSHGTRILLIPGSILAASMLWLFTTLSVSSSIWLVLAAQTLLSVGLALSFTPLFTASLASLKPKFYSYGSAVIGTIQQVAGAAGIAVMMAVFTAVANSGGGTGVPEAVAAGTRTAVTIGAVIATVTIVGALLIRKPEDDGEGAPAHGGH, from the coding sequence ATGTCTGCCGTCCACACCGGGTCGACTCCCGTCGCACCTCCCGCTTCCGGCATCATCCCGCCCAAGGACATGGCGGTCATCTGGGTGCTGCTCACCGCCGCCTTCGTCGCGATCCTCAACGAGACGACGATGGGCATGGCCATCCCCCACCTGATCAGCGACCTCGGCATCACGCCGATCGCCGCACAGTGGGTGACCAGCGCCTTCATGCTGACCATGGCCGTCGTGATCCCGATCACCGGCTTCCTGCTGCGCCGCTTCACGACGCGGCAGATGTTCATCGGCGCGATCGCGCTGTTCTCCGCAGGCACCCTGATCGCCGCTCTCGCACCCGGCTTCGAGGTGCTGCTCGTCGCACGCGTGGTGCAGGCGTCGGGCACCGCCGTCATGATGCCGCTCCTGATGACGACGATCATGAATCTCGTTCCCGCGTCGTCGCGCGGACGGATGATGGGCCGTGTCAGCATCGTGATGTCGCTCGCCCCTGCCATCGGGCCGACCATGTCGGGCTTCCTGCTCGATCACTTCGGGTGGCGGGCGATCTTCGTCGTCGTGCTGCCGATCGCCCTGGTCGCGATGTTCATCGGCTGGCGCTGGCTGACGAACGTCGGCGAGACGATGCACGCTCCGATCGACCTGATCTCGGTCGTCCTCTCCGCCTTCGGCTTCGGCGGCCTGGTATTCGGGCTGAGCCAGATCGGCAGCCTCGGCAAGGGAGCCAGCTGGGCTCCGATGGCGATCGCCCTCGCGGTCGGCGTCATCGGCCTCGCTCTGTTCCTGGTTCGCCAGGTGCGCCTCCAGCGCGATGACGACGCACTGCTCGACCTGCGGGTGTTCGCGTCGAAGGACTTCTCCCTGTCGATGATCCAGATGTTCCTGCTGTCGCTCGCGTTCTTCGGCAGCATCACCGTGATCCCGCTCTTCCTGCAGGACGCCCTGCAGCTGAAGGCGCTCGACGCGGGACTGGTCGTGCTGCCCGGCGCGCTGGCGATGGGTCTGCTCGGCCCGGTGATCGGTCGCATCTACGACAGCCACGGCACGCGCATCCTGCTCATCCCCGGTTCGATCCTCGCGGCGTCCATGCTGTGGCTGTTCACCACGCTGTCCGTCTCCAGCTCGATCTGGCTCGTGCTGGCCGCCCAGACGCTGCTCTCCGTCGGCCTCGCGCTGTCGTTCACGCCGCTGTTCACGGCATCCCTCGCGTCGCTGAAGCCCAAGTTCTACTCGTACGGCAGTGCCGTGATCGGCACGATCCAGCAGGTCGCGGGCGCGGCGGGCATCGCGGTCATGATGGCCGTCTTCACGGCGGTGGCCAACTCCGGAGGGGGAACCGGGGTGCCTGAGGCCGTCGCAGCCGGAACCCGCACGGCGGTCACGATCGGAGCGGTCATCGCGACCGTGACGATCGTCGGCGCCTTGCTCATCCGCAAGCCCGAGGACGACGGCGAGGGCGCACCAGCGCACGGCGGTCACTGA
- a CDS encoding DUF6328 family protein, producing the protein MNDPYADAQDDGRDETATERADRNWEELMQELRVMQTGTQILTGFLLAVAFQPLFRDLSDPQRILYIVLVLLAATATILALAPVGMHRILFAKGRKPELVRVAHRIVKADMVVIAALTVGVTVLIIDFTFDHVFAFVAGGIGLVVILLLWLGLPLVLRRER; encoded by the coding sequence ATGAACGACCCGTATGCCGACGCGCAGGACGATGGACGCGACGAGACCGCGACGGAGCGCGCCGACCGCAACTGGGAGGAGCTGATGCAGGAGCTGCGCGTCATGCAGACGGGCACGCAGATCCTCACCGGATTCCTGCTGGCGGTGGCCTTCCAGCCTCTGTTCCGCGATCTGAGCGATCCGCAGAGGATCCTGTACATCGTGCTGGTGCTGCTCGCCGCCACCGCCACGATCCTCGCCCTGGCCCCGGTGGGCATGCACCGGATCCTCTTCGCCAAGGGGCGAAAGCCCGAGCTGGTGCGTGTCGCGCACCGTATCGTCAAGGCCGACATGGTGGTCATCGCGGCGCTCACGGTCGGCGTCACCGTGCTCATCATCGATTTCACGTTCGACCATGTCTTCGCCTTCGTCGCAGGCGGTATCGGCTTGGTGGTCATCCTGCTGCTGTGGCTGGGTCTGCCGCTTGTGCTGCGCCGTGAGCGCTGA
- the nadC gene encoding carboxylating nicotinate-nucleotide diphosphorylase, with translation MITPATLNRTVAAALEEDAPWGDLTSTTLLPASARATADLIAREPGVFSGGEVLTAAFALTDPATRIDLHVADGDRFDAGDALASVSGAARSILTAERVALNFAQRMSGIATLTAAYVDAVAGTGVRIADTRKTTPGLRELERHAVVSGGGVNHRRSLSDAVMAKDNHLAVLRQGGHDLAVALRDALSRLPHTTHVVVEVDRLDQIPAVLDGGAHTVLLDNFSLDDLRAGVALIAGRATVEASGGVSLDTVRAIAETGVQVISVGALTHSARALDLGLDLQIG, from the coding sequence ATGATCACTCCCGCCACGCTGAACCGCACCGTCGCGGCGGCCCTGGAGGAGGACGCCCCGTGGGGCGATCTGACCAGCACCACGCTGCTGCCCGCATCGGCGCGCGCGACCGCCGACCTCATCGCCCGGGAACCAGGTGTCTTCAGCGGCGGCGAGGTGCTCACGGCGGCGTTCGCCCTCACCGACCCCGCGACACGGATCGACCTGCACGTCGCCGACGGAGACCGCTTCGACGCCGGTGACGCACTCGCCTCGGTCAGCGGTGCCGCCCGCAGCATCCTCACCGCCGAGCGCGTGGCGCTCAACTTCGCGCAGCGGATGAGCGGCATCGCGACTCTCACCGCGGCATACGTCGATGCCGTCGCCGGCACCGGGGTGCGCATAGCAGACACCCGCAAGACCACGCCGGGCCTGCGCGAGCTCGAGCGGCACGCGGTCGTCTCTGGCGGTGGCGTCAATCACCGCCGGTCGCTGTCCGATGCCGTGATGGCGAAGGACAACCACCTCGCCGTGCTGCGCCAGGGAGGACACGACCTCGCCGTCGCTCTGCGGGATGCCCTGAGCCGTCTGCCGCACACGACGCATGTCGTCGTGGAGGTCGACCGCCTCGACCAGATTCCGGCCGTCCTCGACGGAGGAGCGCACACCGTGCTGCTCGACAACTTCTCTCTCGACGACCTGCGCGCGGGAGTCGCGCTGATCGCGGGCCGTGCAACGGTCGAGGCCTCGGGCGGGGTGAGCCTCGACACCGTGCGCGCAATCGCCGAGACCGGCGTGCAGGTGATCTCGGTGGGCGCGCTCACGCACTCGGCGCGGGCGCTCGACCTCGGACTCGATCTGCAGATCGGCTGA
- a CDS encoding Dps family protein produces the protein MAEKRSSTSTKKSTGGKKSAAVTTTPRQNAESGFTASAELTKNMQAVLVDLIELSLQGKQAHWNVVGRNFRDTHRQLDEIIEASREFSDEVAERMRALHAVPDGRTATVAKATTLPAFPTGEVSTTDTIDLITERLDATVATMRDVHDQVDEEDPTSADILHGIIEKLEQFAWMVSAENRTPAR, from the coding sequence ATGGCAGAGAAGCGAAGCAGCACGTCGACGAAGAAGAGCACAGGCGGCAAGAAGTCCGCCGCCGTGACCACGACACCGCGCCAGAACGCCGAGAGCGGATTCACCGCCTCAGCGGAGCTGACGAAGAACATGCAGGCGGTGCTGGTCGACCTGATCGAGCTCTCGCTTCAGGGCAAGCAGGCGCACTGGAACGTCGTCGGCCGGAACTTCCGCGATACGCACCGGCAGCTCGACGAGATCATCGAGGCGAGCCGAGAGTTCAGCGATGAGGTCGCGGAGCGGATGCGCGCCCTGCACGCCGTGCCCGACGGGCGCACCGCGACGGTCGCGAAGGCGACCACCCTGCCCGCCTTCCCGACGGGGGAGGTGTCGACCACCGACACGATCGACCTGATCACCGAACGACTGGATGCCACGGTGGCCACCATGCGCGACGTGCACGACCAGGTCGACGAAGAGGACCCCACGTCGGCCGACATCCTGCACGGCATCATCGAGAAGCTCGAGCAGTTCGCCTGGATGGTGAGCGCCGAGAACCGCACGCCCGCGAGGTGA